The following are from one region of the Veillonella nakazawae genome:
- a CDS encoding shikimate kinase, whose product MDIKEARKQIDSIDAVLVAEFEKRLSLIKEIGKYKDEHHLPLVDEARDESIVALHTANCKDKTLSPYVENYIKTVVSMSNEFLKEHMHKHIFLIGMPGAGKTTVGKMLAKELGRDFYDLDQTIQDKVGKSVQNIYIYDGKDAFSEYEYSTIKELIHNKPSVIATGGGTVTYDKTVKLMRNNGLVVFVNRDVNHILDDLDLEIRPLVKESIEYIFNVYEERYPLYEEVAHIKIGNEGSITDAVQEIIEALPNTEK is encoded by the coding sequence ATGGATATTAAAGAAGCTCGTAAACAAATAGATAGCATTGATGCTGTATTAGTCGCTGAATTTGAAAAAAGACTATCTTTAATCAAAGAAATTGGTAAATATAAAGATGAACATCATTTACCCTTAGTAGATGAAGCGCGTGATGAAAGTATTGTTGCATTGCATACTGCAAATTGCAAAGATAAAACGTTATCACCTTATGTTGAAAATTATATAAAGACTGTTGTTTCTATGAGCAATGAGTTTTTAAAAGAGCATATGCATAAGCATATTTTTCTCATCGGTATGCCAGGAGCTGGTAAGACTACAGTTGGTAAAATGTTAGCCAAAGAATTGGGCCGAGACTTTTACGACTTAGATCAAACAATTCAAGATAAAGTAGGGAAATCTGTACAAAATATTTATATTTATGATGGTAAAGATGCTTTCAGCGAGTATGAATACAGTACAATTAAAGAACTAATTCATAATAAGCCATCTGTTATTGCTACCGGTGGTGGTACTGTTACCTATGACAAAACAGTAAAGTTAATGCGCAATAATGGTCTTGTTGTATTTGTTAACCGCGATGTAAATCATATCCTAGATGATTTGGATCTTGAAATTCGTCCACTTGTAAAAGAAAGTATCGAGTATATCTTTAATGTATATGAAGAACGATACCCTTTATACGAAGAAGTGGCACATATTAAAATCGGTAATGAAGGCAGCATTACCGATGCGGTACAAGAAATTATTGAAGCCTTACCTAATACGGAGAAATAA
- the ribF gene encoding riboflavin biosynthesis protein RibF produces MKQLHSFDELRQIKDTKVYALGTFDGIHRGHQRVIRKAVEEAASVNGVSIIITFEHHPLTILHPERVPKRVIQEEVMDTVLDDLNVDYILRLPMNEELLQMSADEFLDALCTDMNVQAIVIGENFTFGAKGLGNPTYMKQALVDKHIQVLVQPLLPCDGLSTPISSTEIRKAIREGRLEDATHWLGRPFQFKGTVIKGDQRGRTLGFPTLNLLLPNEMATPPDGVYANRVCIDGIWYDGVGNIGDNPTFKNQYHRCEVHLFNFDQDIYGKTVLVQFISYIRGEVKFNNLQDLIDQMKVDEEQALAILANA; encoded by the coding sequence ATGAAGCAATTACATTCGTTTGATGAACTACGTCAAATCAAAGATACAAAAGTATATGCCCTAGGTACCTTTGATGGCATTCATCGAGGTCATCAACGAGTTATACGGAAGGCTGTTGAAGAAGCTGCATCAGTTAATGGTGTTAGCATTATCATTACCTTTGAACATCATCCGTTGACAATTCTACATCCAGAACGTGTTCCGAAGAGGGTTATTCAAGAAGAGGTTATGGATACCGTTCTTGATGATTTGAATGTAGATTATATTTTGCGATTACCTATGAATGAAGAACTACTTCAAATGAGTGCTGATGAATTTTTAGATGCTCTTTGTACGGATATGAATGTTCAAGCCATCGTAATAGGTGAGAATTTTACATTCGGTGCAAAAGGATTAGGTAATCCTACATATATGAAACAAGCATTGGTTGATAAGCATATACAAGTCCTAGTACAGCCTTTATTGCCTTGTGATGGTCTTAGTACACCTATTTCAAGTACTGAAATCAGAAAAGCGATTCGAGAAGGGCGTTTAGAAGATGCCACGCATTGGCTTGGAAGACCATTTCAATTTAAAGGGACTGTTATAAAAGGTGATCAACGAGGTCGTACATTAGGATTTCCTACTTTAAATCTATTACTTCCTAATGAAATGGCTACACCTCCAGATGGAGTGTATGCTAATCGCGTGTGTATTGATGGCATTTGGTATGATGGGGTAGGTAATATTGGGGATAATCCTACCTTTAAAAATCAGTACCATAGATGCGAAGTACATCTGTTTAACTTTGACCAAGATATATATGGAAAAACAGTTCTTGTACAATTTATTTCCTATATTAGAGGCGAAGTTAAATTTAATAACTTACAAGATCTTATTGATCAAATGAAGGTGGATGAAGAACAGGCTTTAGCTATTTTGGCTAATGCATAA
- a CDS encoding tRNA pseudouridine synthase B, which produces MDGVLPFLKPPGITSHDAVAICRRILKEKRIGHSGTLDPMAYGVLPVFLGKATRLIEYTDGFDKTYVAECKFGTFTDTEDSSGQPVLPDNDMILRDGVLLNESSQSSELSDAIVKPTFEELVNTLNTFCGVQNQRPSKYSAIKVNGIRAYEYARKGISVELPLRKIHIKNIELLAYGFPYFTVRVTCSGGTYIRSLLRDICVSLGIPGTMTSLARTQVGPFDIGSAKMAEELMIHGESLLLPTDTAVSHLSKVTVNSVQLKMMVQGKQLSIDSEFSYTKPDHYYRAYGPHGFIGIMKRTNHTLKVEKNIFIEG; this is translated from the coding sequence ATGGATGGCGTTTTACCATTTTTAAAACCTCCTGGAATAACAAGTCATGATGCTGTTGCCATTTGTCGCCGCATTTTAAAAGAGAAGCGCATAGGACATAGTGGTACTTTAGATCCTATGGCATATGGTGTATTGCCAGTATTTCTTGGTAAGGCTACGCGACTTATTGAATACACTGATGGTTTTGATAAAACCTATGTGGCAGAATGTAAATTTGGGACTTTTACAGATACTGAAGATAGTTCAGGTCAACCCGTATTGCCTGATAATGACATGATATTGCGAGATGGCGTTCTATTAAATGAATCGTCTCAAAGTTCAGAACTTTCTGATGCTATAGTAAAGCCGACTTTTGAAGAATTAGTCAATACATTGAATACGTTCTGTGGAGTTCAAAATCAGAGACCATCAAAATATTCCGCTATTAAAGTAAATGGTATTCGTGCTTATGAATATGCCCGTAAAGGTATTTCTGTAGAATTGCCATTACGGAAAATTCATATAAAAAATATTGAGCTTCTAGCGTATGGATTTCCATATTTTACAGTTCGTGTAACATGCTCTGGAGGCACTTATATTCGTTCATTATTACGTGATATATGTGTTTCATTAGGTATACCAGGAACGATGACATCTTTGGCGCGTACTCAAGTAGGGCCCTTTGATATTGGTTCTGCAAAAATGGCTGAGGAACTGATGATTCATGGTGAAAGCCTATTGTTACCAACGGATACAGCAGTTTCACATCTTTCAAAAGTAACGGTAAATAGTGTACAATTAAAGATGATGGTTCAAGGTAAACAATTATCTATTGATAGTGAATTTTCCTATACCAAACCAGATCATTATTATAGAGCCTATGGTCCTCATGGATTCATTGGTATTATGAAACGAACAAACCACACATTAAAGGTGGAAAAAAATATTTTTATTGAAGGATAA
- a CDS encoding DHH family phosphoesterase: MSKITINQLHVALCEANSIMLTVHVRPDGDAIGSMVAFYEALVGQGKTVYMVVDDVVPEKYSFLRYTDHIHDVAYFETNPVDIDMLMVLDASTYERIGKVGALWSAPIFNIDHHISNTEFADHLYLKPEFAATGEIVTDLCTKWNWPITESMGTALYMAIATDCGFFKFSNTTANTLEMAAKCVAAGARPNVISETIEAVSASRLELTKQVMQTIEFYKNNTVATIELNREAMTILGDDTDGFVDIIRNVDTVDIAILLKAEADDRTRVSLRSKGTDVNAIASNFGGGGHIRASGCTINLPLQEAKQALIEVIK; encoded by the coding sequence ATGAGTAAGATTACTATTAATCAATTACATGTGGCTCTGTGTGAAGCTAATTCTATTATGCTAACCGTCCATGTTAGACCTGATGGTGATGCTATCGGGTCCATGGTGGCCTTTTACGAAGCCCTTGTAGGGCAAGGTAAAACTGTATATATGGTAGTGGATGATGTAGTTCCTGAAAAGTACTCATTCTTACGATATACGGACCACATCCATGATGTAGCGTATTTTGAAACAAATCCTGTTGATATTGATATGCTAATGGTATTGGATGCTAGCACGTATGAGCGAATTGGCAAAGTAGGTGCACTATGGAGTGCACCTATTTTTAATATAGACCACCATATTTCTAATACGGAGTTTGCGGATCATCTATATTTAAAGCCAGAATTTGCTGCTACAGGTGAAATTGTTACGGACTTATGTACGAAATGGAATTGGCCTATCACCGAGTCGATGGGCACTGCATTATATATGGCTATTGCTACAGACTGTGGCTTCTTTAAGTTCAGTAATACCACAGCCAATACTTTAGAAATGGCTGCAAAATGTGTAGCAGCTGGTGCTAGACCTAATGTTATTTCTGAAACGATTGAAGCTGTGTCTGCCAGTCGTCTTGAATTAACAAAACAAGTTATGCAAACTATCGAGTTTTACAAGAATAACACCGTGGCTACAATCGAGTTGAATCGTGAAGCCATGACAATTCTTGGGGATGATACGGATGGTTTTGTAGATATTATTAGAAACGTTGATACTGTTGATATAGCTATTTTATTAAAAGCTGAAGCTGATGATAGAACGCGAGTAAGCTTGCGTTCTAAAGGAACCGACGTGAATGCTATAGCTAGCAATTTTGGCGGTGGCGGACATATTCGAGCTTCCGGTTGTACCATTAATTTACCATTACAGGAAGCAAAACAAGCTCTTATTGAGGTGATTAAATAA
- the rbfA gene encoding 30S ribosome-binding factor RbfA, with translation MSDVRVRKLQEFIKQEVSQMLMRGLKDPRIGFTTITDVHVTGDLREATIYVSLFGSDKEKEDTLIALKHAAGHIRTELGKVLKLRHIPSITFDKDTSLDYSMHIESLLNEIKKDEEKN, from the coding sequence ATGAGTGACGTTCGTGTCAGAAAATTACAAGAATTCATCAAACAAGAGGTAAGTCAAATGTTGATGCGTGGATTGAAAGATCCTCGCATCGGCTTTACTACTATTACCGATGTTCATGTAACCGGTGATTTACGAGAGGCTACAATTTACGTTTCCTTGTTTGGTTCCGATAAGGAAAAAGAAGATACTCTTATCGCTTTAAAGCATGCAGCAGGCCACATTCGTACTGAGCTCGGCAAAGTGCTTAAGTTGCGCCATATTCCTTCTATCACATTTGATAAGGATACGTCTTTAGACTATAGCATGCATATTGAATCCCTTTTGAATGAAATCAAAAAGGACGAAGAAAAAAATTAA
- the infB gene encoding translation initiation factor IF-2 encodes MSKKRVHEIAKEFGVESKQVISILQQHNINVTKAVNSVDDSGYDIVKKQLGKKSEAPKSTQKVEQKSAATAAHKQEAAPHKQQNPNRSNEHKKDNQKQGGQKQDDQSKQNDHKKGNVRHVQISEPTRKSEGNQQSGDRANNRPNNNNRNNDNRNNNGRPNDARNNDNRNNDNRNNDNRNSNNNDRRNKKNKKGGNNRPQSLLSTSMQKKKNRVKHRNEQYLQQKAEAERKAEAAIATEIELSGPLTVKELAEKMGREVSEIIKKLMLLGVMASINQEVDVDTATIVAEEFGVTVTEVEPEEDPTDIIEIEDAPETLKPRPPVVTIMGHVDHGKTSLLDVIRQTNVTAGEAGGITQHIGAYQVRYNDNKITFLDTPGHEAFTAMRLRGAKSTDIAVLVVAADDGVMPQTIEAINHAKSADVPIIVAINKMDKPGANPDHVKQQLSEHGLLPEEWGGDVIMVPVSAKQKQGIDDLLENILLVAEVMELKANPNRKAYGVVIEAQLDKGRGAVCTVLVQKGSLRVGDTVLAGTAYGKVRAMTNERGEKVKVARPSMPVEILGFSEVPQAGEIINGMDDNEARAIAEKRIAKQRVQELQATHKVTLDDIFNQIQQGELKDLNIIIKADVQGSVEALRQSLEGIKNPEVRIVIVHAAVGAINESDIMLASASNAIVMGFNVRPDANVRRAAENEKVDLRTYRVIYDAINDVESAMRGMLAPQFKEVVVGRAEVRQVISTPKAIVAGSYVTEGRITNDSEVRLIRDGIVVFEGKVDSLRRFKDEVKEVKTSFECGISLEGYRDIKEGDVIEAYLMEEVAPQI; translated from the coding sequence ATGTCCAAAAAGCGCGTCCATGAAATCGCAAAAGAGTTCGGCGTAGAAAGTAAGCAGGTCATTTCTATCTTGCAACAACATAATATTAATGTTACGAAAGCAGTGAATTCTGTAGATGATTCAGGTTATGATATTGTAAAAAAACAATTAGGTAAGAAATCTGAAGCACCTAAATCTACACAAAAGGTAGAACAAAAATCTGCTGCAACAGCAGCTCATAAACAAGAAGCTGCACCACATAAACAACAAAATCCAAATCGTTCTAACGAACACAAAAAGGATAATCAAAAACAAGGTGGTCAAAAACAAGACGATCAATCTAAACAAAATGACCATAAAAAGGGCAATGTACGTCATGTACAAATCTCTGAACCTACACGTAAATCCGAAGGTAACCAACAATCTGGTGACCGCGCTAACAACCGCCCTAACAATAATAATCGCAATAATGACAATCGCAATAACAATGGTCGTCCTAATGATGCGCGTAATAATGATAATCGCAATAACGATAATCGAAACAATGATAACCGCAATTCTAATAACAATGATCGTCGTAACAAGAAAAATAAAAAAGGTGGTAACAACCGTCCTCAATCCTTGTTATCTACATCTATGCAAAAGAAAAAGAATCGCGTAAAACATCGTAATGAACAGTACTTACAACAAAAAGCTGAGGCTGAACGTAAGGCTGAAGCAGCGATTGCTACGGAAATCGAATTATCCGGTCCTTTAACAGTTAAAGAGTTAGCCGAAAAAATGGGCCGCGAAGTATCTGAAATCATCAAAAAGTTGATGCTTTTAGGTGTTATGGCTAGCATTAACCAAGAGGTTGACGTTGATACTGCTACAATCGTAGCTGAAGAATTTGGTGTAACTGTAACAGAAGTAGAACCTGAAGAAGATCCTACTGATATCATTGAGATTGAAGATGCACCAGAAACATTAAAACCTCGTCCTCCAGTTGTTACTATCATGGGTCACGTTGACCATGGTAAAACATCCTTGTTGGACGTAATTCGTCAAACTAATGTAACAGCTGGCGAAGCAGGTGGCATCACTCAACATATCGGTGCTTACCAAGTTCGTTATAACGACAATAAAATTACATTCCTTGATACTCCTGGCCATGAAGCGTTTACAGCTATGCGTCTTCGCGGTGCTAAATCTACAGATATCGCAGTTCTCGTTGTAGCTGCTGATGATGGCGTAATGCCTCAAACTATTGAAGCCATAAACCATGCTAAATCTGCAGATGTACCAATTATTGTTGCTATCAACAAAATGGATAAACCAGGTGCTAACCCAGACCATGTTAAACAACAATTGTCTGAACATGGACTTTTACCAGAAGAATGGGGCGGCGATGTAATCATGGTTCCAGTTTCTGCTAAACAAAAACAAGGTATCGACGACTTGCTCGAAAATATCTTGCTCGTAGCAGAAGTTATGGAATTAAAAGCGAACCCTAACCGTAAAGCTTACGGCGTAGTTATCGAGGCTCAACTTGATAAAGGTCGTGGTGCTGTATGTACCGTATTAGTACAAAAAGGTTCCCTTCGCGTAGGTGACACTGTACTTGCTGGTACTGCTTATGGTAAAGTACGTGCTATGACAAATGAACGCGGTGAAAAGGTAAAAGTAGCTCGTCCTTCTATGCCAGTAGAAATCTTGGGCTTCTCAGAAGTTCCACAAGCTGGTGAAATCATCAATGGTATGGATGATAACGAAGCACGTGCAATCGCAGAAAAACGTATTGCTAAACAACGCGTTCAAGAATTGCAAGCTACTCACAAAGTTACATTGGATGATATCTTCAATCAAATTCAACAAGGTGAGTTAAAAGATCTTAATATCATCATTAAAGCAGACGTTCAAGGCTCTGTAGAAGCATTGCGTCAATCCTTGGAAGGTATTAAAAATCCTGAAGTACGTATCGTTATCGTTCATGCTGCAGTAGGTGCTATTAATGAATCCGATATCATGTTGGCTTCTGCATCTAATGCCATCGTTATGGGCTTCAATGTACGTCCTGATGCAAATGTACGTCGTGCCGCAGAAAATGAAAAAGTTGACCTTCGTACATATCGCGTAATCTACGATGCTATTAATGACGTTGAGTCTGCGATGCGTGGTATGTTGGCGCCTCAATTCAAAGAGGTTGTCGTTGGTCGTGCAGAGGTACGTCAAGTTATTTCTACACCTAAAGCAATTGTTGCCGGTTCTTATGTAACAGAAGGTCGTATTACTAACGATTCTGAAGTACGTTTGATCCGTGATGGTATTGTTGTATTTGAAGGTAAAGTTGACTCTTTACGTCGATTCAAAGACGAAGTAAAAGAAGTTAAAACATCCTTCGAATGTGGTATCTCCTTAGAAGGTTACCGCGACATCAAGGAAGGCGACGTAATTGAAGCGTACTTGATGGAAGAAGTTGCACCTCAAATATAG
- a CDS encoding L7Ae/L30e/S12e/Gadd45 family ribosomal protein: MNEDKILNLLGLAQRAGKVISGDFIVEKAIKRKEPKLVLLAGDCAANNEKKYTQLAETHQIPLHSIANKEALGTAIGKEVRVVVAVLDDGFAKAIVKEIDR; the protein is encoded by the coding sequence ATGAATGAAGATAAAATTTTGAATCTCTTAGGTTTAGCACAACGAGCAGGCAAGGTTATTTCTGGTGATTTTATCGTAGAAAAGGCTATAAAGAGAAAGGAACCAAAATTGGTACTTCTCGCTGGTGACTGTGCAGCCAACAATGAAAAGAAATATACTCAATTAGCAGAAACACATCAGATTCCACTTCATAGTATTGCCAATAAAGAGGCGTTAGGAACTGCCATTGGTAAAGAAGTTAGGGTTGTAGTCGCCGTACTAGATGATGGGTTTGCAAAGGCAATAGTAAAAGAGATTGATCGATAA
- the rnpM gene encoding RNase P modulator RnpM — translation MKPKSQPMRTCVGCGEPKVKRELIRVALSPDGNISIDRTGKAPGRGAYLCESMSCFEQAYKAKRLERSLKHSVSKEIYEALQRDLQEHE, via the coding sequence ATGAAACCGAAATCCCAACCTATGCGCACCTGTGTAGGATGTGGTGAGCCAAAGGTAAAACGTGAATTGATTCGCGTAGCCTTGAGCCCAGACGGTAACATCAGTATTGATCGCACTGGTAAAGCACCAGGACGTGGAGCCTATCTATGTGAATCCATGTCGTGCTTTGAACAAGCCTATAAGGCAAAACGATTAGAACGGTCATTAAAGCATAGTGTATCGAAAGAGATATACGAAGCGTTACAACGTGATTTACAAGAACATGAGTAA
- the nusA gene encoding transcription termination factor NusA yields the protein MSQELIQAVMVLTKQKGFAPEVIFESLEAALLQAYRKEPTSNPDAYVVIDRETGVYKVMAKKQVVETVELPETEISLLEARKIDKRFEVGDVVEVDVTPANFGRSAAHTAKQMLIQRLKEAERSVVYEEYYSREGDIITGVITRVEGKNVFINLGKTEAILPPTEQIATETYREGDRIKCYIVEVKKTTKGPQIMISRTHPGLLKRLFELEVPEIYEGVVELKSVAREPGMRSKIAVYSRDENVDPVGACVGPKGQRVQHIVDELHDEKIDIVKWDEDPAIYIANSLSPAKVVSVDVSEEEKSSYVVVPDYQLSLAIGKAGQNARLAAKLTNWKIDIKSETQAAEEPFAGFGNAEDGE from the coding sequence GTGAGTCAAGAATTAATTCAAGCGGTAATGGTGCTTACAAAGCAAAAAGGTTTTGCTCCTGAGGTTATTTTTGAATCCTTAGAGGCTGCATTGTTGCAAGCATATCGCAAAGAACCTACATCTAATCCAGATGCGTACGTTGTGATTGACCGTGAAACAGGCGTTTATAAAGTAATGGCTAAAAAACAAGTAGTAGAAACTGTGGAATTGCCAGAAACAGAAATTAGCTTGTTAGAAGCGCGCAAAATTGACAAACGTTTTGAAGTTGGCGACGTAGTAGAAGTCGATGTTACTCCAGCTAACTTTGGCCGTAGTGCTGCCCATACTGCAAAACAAATGCTTATTCAACGTTTGAAAGAGGCTGAACGCAGCGTAGTATATGAAGAATACTATAGCCGTGAAGGCGATATCATTACTGGCGTTATTACACGTGTTGAAGGTAAAAATGTATTTATCAATTTAGGTAAAACAGAAGCAATCTTGCCACCTACTGAGCAAATTGCTACAGAAACATATCGCGAAGGAGATCGTATTAAATGCTATATCGTAGAGGTTAAGAAAACTACGAAAGGGCCTCAAATCATGATTTCCCGCACACATCCTGGTTTATTAAAACGCCTCTTTGAATTAGAGGTACCAGAAATTTATGAAGGTGTGGTAGAGCTTAAATCCGTAGCTCGTGAGCCAGGTATGCGTTCTAAGATTGCTGTTTATAGCCGCGATGAAAATGTTGACCCAGTAGGTGCTTGCGTAGGTCCTAAAGGCCAACGTGTACAACATATCGTTGATGAGTTACATGATGAAAAGATTGATATCGTTAAATGGGATGAAGATCCAGCAATTTATATCGCAAACTCTTTGAGTCCAGCAAAGGTTGTATCTGTTGATGTAAGTGAAGAAGAAAAATCCTCTTACGTTGTAGTTCCTGATTATCAATTATCCTTAGCAATTGGTAAAGCTGGTCAAAATGCTCGATTAGCAGCCAAATTAACTAACTGGAAAATCGATATTAAGAGTGAAACTCAAGCAGCTGAAGAACCTTTTGCAGGTTTTGGTAATGCTGAGGATGGAGAATAG
- the rimP gene encoding ribosome maturation factor RimP: protein MKREAVEEFVSSVVEGIIAGTEMELVDVDYVRERDWYLRVYLDKPGGVDLDDCQLVSEKLSAVLDEKDPITENYLLEVSSPGLDRVLKKDKDLVRYNGRDVDIQLFKPINGSKQFTGVLEGFTDTTIDFTINGESMTFERSAIAQIRLHLDF from the coding sequence ATGAAGAGAGAAGCAGTAGAGGAATTTGTATCCTCTGTAGTTGAAGGTATTATAGCCGGCACCGAAATGGAACTAGTCGATGTAGATTACGTTCGTGAACGCGATTGGTATTTGCGTGTCTATCTCGACAAGCCAGGTGGTGTAGATTTGGATGACTGCCAGTTGGTTAGCGAAAAACTAAGTGCTGTGCTCGACGAAAAAGATCCAATTACGGAAAACTATTTATTGGAAGTATCTTCTCCAGGCCTAGATCGAGTTCTTAAGAAGGATAAGGATTTGGTTCGCTATAATGGTCGTGATGTTGATATCCAGCTATTTAAACCGATTAATGGCAGTAAGCAATTTACTGGTGTATTAGAAGGTTTTACAGACACAACTATCGATTTTACTATCAATGGTGAAAGCATGACATTCGAACGGTCTGCCATTGCACAAATTCGATTACATCTTGATTTTTAA
- a CDS encoding lytic transglycosylase domain-containing protein, with the protein MKRATATALSCVVLGWFYFTHLDDPLARQVAYPFNYRDVVMAAAEKEQVPPSLVASVILAESKYKNTAESETGALGLMQLMPDTARWVAQQVGHGNYTDRQLKEPETNIELGTWYLGHLLKEFNGDEVQALAAYNAGRGHVESWLNENKWNGMVDTIPFPETRSYVKAVLQYQQKYEALYGNDY; encoded by the coding sequence ATGAAACGTGCAACGGCAACGGCGTTATCGTGCGTCGTACTTGGGTGGTTTTATTTTACTCATTTAGATGATCCTTTAGCGCGTCAAGTGGCGTACCCCTTTAACTATAGAGATGTAGTGATGGCTGCAGCTGAGAAGGAACAGGTTCCACCATCCTTGGTGGCTAGTGTTATCTTAGCTGAAAGCAAATATAAGAATACTGCTGAGTCTGAAACAGGTGCTCTTGGATTGATGCAGCTCATGCCAGATACAGCACGTTGGGTTGCTCAACAAGTTGGTCATGGTAATTATACAGATCGTCAGCTAAAAGAGCCTGAAACAAATATCGAGTTAGGAACATGGTATCTAGGCCATTTGTTAAAAGAATTTAATGGCGATGAGGTGCAGGCGTTAGCTGCGTATAATGCGGGACGTGGCCATGTTGAATCCTGGCTTAATGAGAATAAATGGAATGGCATGGTTGATACTATACCATTTCCAGAAACACGTAGCTATGTAAAAGCTGTTTTACAGTATCAACAGAAATATGAGGCATTATATGGAAACGATTATTGA
- the coaE gene encoding dephospho-CoA kinase (Dephospho-CoA kinase (CoaE) performs the final step in coenzyme A biosynthesis.) — protein sequence MFKIGLTGGIASGKSTVLTYFKDKGIPYIDADIVAREVVEPGTEGLEAIVDAFGSNVLHDDGTLNREALGAIVFHNEEKRQLLNGCLKTHIRNRILEQTSQYESVNTPILIYDIPLLIEGEWFTMMDEVWLVYVNETTQIERLMSRNGYTREDALARVNSQMRLDDKRVYADVIIDNNGTPQALTTQLDTIWSDRLELLLQKPQ from the coding sequence ATGTTTAAAATAGGATTAACTGGTGGTATTGCATCGGGCAAGAGTACAGTCCTTACCTATTTTAAGGACAAAGGGATACCTTATATCGATGCAGATATCGTCGCTCGTGAGGTAGTAGAGCCTGGTACTGAAGGTTTAGAAGCAATTGTGGATGCCTTTGGTTCTAATGTATTGCATGATGATGGTACATTAAATCGTGAAGCATTGGGCGCTATTGTCTTTCACAATGAAGAAAAACGACAATTGTTAAATGGATGTCTAAAAACACATATACGCAATCGTATTTTGGAACAAACATCTCAATATGAATCGGTTAATACACCGATTTTAATCTATGATATTCCATTACTCATAGAGGGGGAGTGGTTTACCATGATGGATGAGGTGTGGCTCGTATATGTGAATGAAACGACTCAAATTGAACGTTTAATGAGTCGCAATGGATATACGAGAGAGGATGCTCTTGCTCGTGTTAATAGTCAAATGCGGCTTGATGATAAACGTGTCTATGCAGATGTAATCATTGATAACAATGGTACGCCTCAGGCTTTGACCACACAATTAGATACAATTTGGAGTGACCGTCTAGAGCTGCTTTTACAAAAACCTCAATAA